One segment of Mycolicibacterium sp. YH-1 DNA contains the following:
- the pyrE gene encoding orotate phosphoribosyltransferase: MDQRLAADVNAACRLSGQFKLRSGQHSNEYFDKYLFESNPELLKRVSQAMVPLIPSGTDLLGGLELGGVPLAAVLSQITGLPTVFVRKEAKTYGTCRLAEGADVAGRTVTLIEDVITTGGAVRNAALALRRDDADVTTVICAIDRRPETGCVLDAVSVAVLAVLTKADLDDAQRARS, from the coding sequence ATGGACCAACGCCTGGCCGCCGATGTGAACGCCGCGTGCCGCCTGTCCGGTCAGTTCAAGTTGCGATCGGGCCAGCACTCCAACGAGTATTTCGACAAGTATCTCTTCGAGTCCAACCCGGAGCTACTGAAACGCGTCTCCCAGGCAATGGTCCCGCTGATTCCCTCCGGTACGGATCTACTCGGCGGCCTCGAGCTGGGCGGCGTGCCGCTAGCCGCCGTGCTCAGTCAAATAACCGGACTTCCAACAGTATTCGTCCGCAAAGAAGCGAAGACGTACGGCACGTGCCGACTCGCTGAGGGTGCAGATGTTGCTGGCCGAACGGTCACGCTGATCGAAGATGTGATTACCACCGGCGGCGCTGTCCGTAATGCCGCATTGGCACTTCGGCGTGACGACGCCGACGTCACTACTGTGATTTGCGCTATCGACCGACGCCCCGAAACCGGCTGCGTCCTCGACGCCGTGTCCGTTGCCGTATTGGCCGTCCTGACCAAGGCTGACCTTGACGACGCCCAACGCGCTCGTTCCTGA
- a CDS encoding NUDIX domain-containing protein: MLVFEQVGAPEAGSQIPAGGIRPSETPGHAVLREVTEETGLDGLRLRTQLWTENKPHPVTGESRTTTFFVVDAPDETPDAWMHSVLGHGADAGMIFKYRFATLPLLHPLADDQDAWLGLIDASFTTVARR, translated from the coding sequence TTGCTGGTCTTCGAGCAGGTGGGAGCGCCGGAGGCCGGCTCTCAGATCCCCGCCGGTGGAATTCGACCAAGCGAAACTCCCGGACATGCTGTCCTGCGCGAAGTTACCGAAGAGACGGGCCTGGACGGGCTGAGACTCCGCACGCAATTGTGGACCGAGAACAAACCACACCCCGTTACGGGCGAATCACGCACCACCACGTTCTTCGTAGTCGACGCTCCTGATGAGACTCCAGATGCGTGGATGCACTCAGTCCTTGGACATGGTGCCGACGCCGGAATGATCTTCAAATATCGATTCGCAACCCTGCCCCTGCTGCATCCTCTGGCCGACGATCAGGACGCCTGGCTCGGCTTGATCGACGCTAGCTTCACGACCGTCGCGCGACGGTGA
- a CDS encoding HAD family hydrolase, producing the protein MTETLPPGIRCIVFDVGETLVDESRLWAGYAAQTGVPVFTLMGVLGALIERGADHRDLWAMLGVSRPESPVPVHRNDLYPDAIACVSAAHAAGLTVGVAGNQPAGTETLLRDAGLQAEFIASSAEWGVSKPDPHFFERIVKEAAVAANAVLYVGDRLDNDILPARKAGMRTAFLRRGPWGHIHAQLAQAALADMRLESLSDLTDCLYRLR; encoded by the coding sequence ATGACGGAGACCTTGCCGCCCGGTATCCGGTGCATTGTCTTCGATGTCGGGGAGACGCTTGTCGACGAGAGTCGGCTCTGGGCGGGGTACGCCGCTCAAACAGGTGTCCCGGTCTTCACCCTGATGGGGGTTCTCGGTGCCTTGATCGAACGTGGCGCTGACCATCGAGACCTCTGGGCGATGCTCGGCGTGAGCCGACCGGAGAGCCCGGTGCCCGTTCATCGCAATGACCTCTACCCCGATGCGATCGCCTGTGTGTCAGCGGCACACGCGGCCGGCCTGACAGTGGGTGTTGCAGGCAACCAACCCGCCGGCACAGAGACGTTGTTGCGGGACGCTGGACTCCAGGCGGAGTTCATCGCGTCCTCTGCCGAATGGGGTGTGTCTAAACCTGATCCACACTTCTTTGAGCGAATAGTCAAAGAAGCAGCTGTCGCGGCCAACGCAGTTCTCTACGTCGGAGACCGCCTCGACAACGACATCCTGCCAGCTCGAAAAGCGGGTATGCGCACCGCTTTCCTTCGTCGCGGTCCGTGGGGACACATTCACGCCCAACTCGCCCAGGCGGCACTTGCCGATATGCGCCTTGAGTCCCTCAGCGACCTCACAGATTGCCTGTATCGCCTCCGCTAG
- a CDS encoding nucleotidyltransferase domain-containing protein has translation MAERGALVAERLVMARFPEARAAWLGGSVAAGEQTSTSDLDITVLLDGPPAPFRSSEVIDGWPVEFFVQTEESLLQFCAQDRGRRRPTTMRLVGSSIILIDRDGSGQRLQAALHQLDLDGPAAATDPDLESQRYAITDMLADLAAARSDDEMLIVAAALTWAVGDFVLAANRRWGGSGKWLLREIVALDRDGDTQYAPSLTDGLRAAAVGDPKRLHGVALAILNEFGGPVFDGFHRSRPPAVVAPETLDRAVGDLKG, from the coding sequence ATGGCTGAGCGGGGGGCGCTCGTCGCGGAGCGTCTGGTGATGGCGCGGTTCCCGGAGGCTCGCGCGGCCTGGCTCGGGGGAAGTGTGGCGGCTGGCGAGCAGACCTCGACGTCGGACTTGGACATCACGGTGCTCCTGGACGGACCGCCGGCGCCATTCCGGTCCTCGGAAGTAATCGATGGTTGGCCGGTGGAGTTCTTCGTGCAGACCGAGGAATCGCTCCTACAGTTCTGTGCGCAGGACCGCGGTCGCCGTCGGCCGACCACGATGCGTCTGGTGGGTTCGTCCATCATCTTGATCGACCGGGACGGCTCTGGCCAACGGCTGCAGGCAGCCCTGCACCAGCTGGACCTGGACGGCCCAGCTGCAGCCACCGACCCCGATTTGGAGAGTCAGCGCTACGCGATCACCGACATGCTCGCTGACCTGGCTGCCGCTCGAAGCGATGACGAGATGCTGATCGTCGCTGCGGCCCTGACGTGGGCGGTGGGGGATTTCGTGCTGGCGGCCAACCGGCGGTGGGGCGGAAGCGGGAAGTGGCTGTTGCGCGAGATCGTTGCCCTCGATCGCGACGGGGACACGCAGTACGCGCCCAGCCTGACCGATGGATTGCGCGCCGCCGCTGTAGGCGATCCGAAACGGCTGCACGGCGTCGCTCTGGCGATCCTCAACGAATTCGGTGGACCGGTCTTCGACGGCTTTCACCGATCCCGTCCACCAGCGGTCGTGGCGCCTGAGACCCTGGATCGAGCTGTCGGTGATCTGAAGGGGTGA